One window of Legionella pneumophila subsp. pneumophila str. Philadelphia 1 genomic DNA carries:
- a CDS encoding DUF4156 domain-containing protein gives MKIVYLIISFMILLLNSGCGGLRQVNADAKNVNLYLSYPTGNCRFLGIIKNPNVHEVMDIRSSLKDLEKDDNNFLKNEGAKLGANVIVLVTHTPSEAHKRYVRGSKNLTTINIHSIIANAYYCPHMKVDQLQQRNLEIKQTPLFENDDLQINH, from the coding sequence ATGAAAATTGTTTATTTAATAATTAGCTTTATGATTCTTCTTTTGAATTCGGGCTGTGGCGGATTACGTCAAGTAAATGCAGATGCGAAAAATGTGAACTTATATTTGTCCTATCCTACAGGAAATTGCCGTTTCTTAGGGATTATTAAAAACCCAAATGTACATGAAGTTATGGATATCCGCTCCTCTTTAAAAGATCTAGAAAAAGATGATAATAATTTTTTAAAAAATGAAGGCGCGAAGTTAGGAGCAAATGTTATCGTTCTTGTAACCCATACACCAAGTGAAGCTCATAAGAGATATGTAAGGGGATCAAAAAACTTAACAACTATTAATATCCATTCCATAATAGCTAATGCCTATTACTGTCCCCATATGAAAGTTGACCAATTACAACAAAGAAATTTAGAAATTAAGCAAACTCCATTATTTGAAAATGATGATCTGCAGATCAATCATTAA
- a CDS encoding CHASE3 domain-containing protein, with product MEALKYLVRDNKNQLSHLNTLSNLLQQRIDYFKQIITTYQKQEKEVAENMMASDTGLYLATQVRILTITIQNGEFILLN from the coding sequence ATTGAAGCACTTAAATATCTTGTTCGAGATAATAAAAATCAATTAAGCCATTTAAATACCTTAAGCAATTTATTGCAACAGCGGATTGATTATTTTAAGCAGATTATTACCACCTATCAAAAACAAGAGAAAGAAGTAGCCGAAAACATGATGGCAAGTGACACGGGACTTTATCTCGCAACTCAGGTACGCATTTTAACCATCACTATACAAAATGGCGAATTTATTTTACTCAATTGA
- a CDS encoding protein VrrB: protein MWTLKTLKWFVAVAALMGSSAVASAFDTSIKTDSPIDSITLASNIPHAPHWTPHGGHGRWHWDGHRWHWIQYHYKWHHNWHQNWHHNWHQQNWHHGGHDGHGGGH from the coding sequence ATGTGGACTTTAAAGACGTTGAAGTGGTTTGTTGCAGTAGCCGCTTTGATGGGTTCAAGTGCTGTAGCTTCTGCCTTTGATACCTCAATCAAAACTGATTCACCAATAGATTCCATAACATTGGCTTCCAATATACCTCATGCCCCTCATTGGACACCTCATGGTGGACATGGCCGGTGGCATTGGGATGGACATAGATGGCATTGGATTCAATATCACTACAAGTGGCATCATAACTGGCATCAAAATTGGCACCATAATTGGCATCAACAAAACTGGCATCACGGTGGTCATGACGGACATGGCGGTGGACATTAA
- a CDS encoding DUF2933 domain-containing protein, with protein sequence MSPAFGHHPKSPKPQKEKGFWSSPSGLVAIIIIGIIGYYVIVEHGAHIASFLGASPLVLLVLLCPLMHLFMHRGHGGHGENHHHKSDEKDNDSSEKKD encoded by the coding sequence ATGTCGCCTGCATTTGGGCACCACCCGAAATCACCAAAACCACAAAAAGAGAAGGGCTTCTGGAGTTCTCCTTCTGGTCTAGTGGCCATTATCATTATTGGGATTATTGGCTATTACGTAATTGTAGAGCATGGTGCTCACATAGCAAGCTTTTTAGGCGCTTCACCATTGGTGCTGTTAGTCTTACTCTGTCCATTGATGCATCTTTTTATGCATAGAGGACATGGGGGGCATGGAGAGAATCATCACCATAAATCGGATGAAAAGGACAACGACTCTTCTGAGAAAAAGGATTAA
- a CDS encoding methyltransferase family protein → MEHSSYAYGLWLLVIVNSAIFILFAYSFTTTFKTRRDWRAFGAFSAFVIAYFTEMYGFPLTIYLLSGWLSKYYPGMDLYGHDSGHLLHTLLGLKGDPHFDVFHILSFVFIIGGLWMIASAWGTLYRAQKAHQLATSGLYAKIRHPQYDGFILVMIGFLLQWPTILTLIMFPILVYMYVRLARREEKEVLAEFGEEYKHYAAVTPGFIPRFGKQQDSKGDAP, encoded by the coding sequence ATGGAACATTCTTCTTATGCTTATGGTTTGTGGTTATTGGTCATTGTCAATTCGGCGATTTTCATTTTGTTTGCTTACAGTTTTACCACCACGTTTAAAACAAGGCGAGATTGGCGCGCTTTCGGTGCTTTTTCTGCGTTTGTCATTGCTTATTTTACCGAAATGTATGGTTTTCCTTTAACCATTTATTTACTGTCAGGATGGCTTTCTAAATATTATCCTGGAATGGATTTATATGGTCATGACAGTGGCCATTTACTCCATACCCTGCTTGGCTTGAAAGGTGATCCCCATTTTGATGTCTTTCATATCTTAAGTTTTGTCTTCATTATCGGCGGTCTTTGGATGATTGCATCAGCCTGGGGTACTCTTTATCGTGCTCAAAAGGCGCATCAACTTGCAACCAGTGGGCTGTACGCCAAAATTCGTCATCCGCAATACGATGGGTTTATTCTGGTGATGATTGGTTTTTTATTGCAATGGCCAACCATTCTGACCTTAATCATGTTTCCTATACTGGTTTATATGTATGTTCGTCTCGCACGTAGGGAAGAAAAAGAGGTTTTGGCGGAGTTTGGTGAGGAATATAAACACTATGCTGCAGTTACTCCTGGGTTTATACCTCGTTTTGGTAAACAACAAGACAGCAAAGGAGATGCACCATGA
- a CDS encoding 2Fe-2S iron-sulfur cluster-binding protein, with protein sequence MLFQYIKKFFLFLWVQAVSISFLLAMASVSFAQLTAQDHAAHHQGEKESEGMGGMMKNIGTPSKELYPSLMNLPTLSPEKRLAIQQKAHQRITSGMALMKGGLNELLLASNNNDYAKMQEALEKLREGIAQYESALAALRALSEGKNPRDIALQWFKREMNLLPSTPQAKNVLGGPFFHLTIIALFGLFFLVMIWMYFFKMRRAAALLDRLTKQNATVSSETPPQFSKAPEPTPSLTSVEPIKSSQVSKVPSETAPTTPPTCPAHKCPVPQFPVMRSLTEPEEKWEGQLRVCRIFQEAPGIKTFHLASTHEVALPFTYYPGQFITLTALINGKTVRRSYTMASTPTQLHYCAITVKREEQGVFSRYLHDEIKEGDLLEVMGPNGKFTFTGEEAKSIVLICGGVGITPMMSIIRYLTDIGWHNDIYLLYCCRTTSEFLFREELEQLQERYLNLHVYASMLRSEGTIWMGLQGLFTKNIISHLVPDIASHRIHVCGPPAMMAAILGILKELKVPADLILTEAFGPEKKPEIIQEDLEAIKADTRSMISFRKSEKMVPILPDRTLLEIAEANGIAIDNACRTGQCGLCKVKLLSGEVTMACEDALSKEDKQQRLILACQAKATQNIEVDA encoded by the coding sequence ATGCTGTTTCAATACATTAAAAAGTTTTTCCTATTTCTATGGGTTCAAGCAGTATCTATTTCTTTCCTGTTGGCGATGGCTTCTGTTTCCTTTGCTCAACTCACAGCACAAGACCATGCTGCCCATCATCAAGGAGAAAAAGAAAGTGAGGGAATGGGGGGCATGATGAAAAACATAGGGACTCCCTCTAAGGAACTGTACCCTTCTTTAATGAATTTACCCACATTATCCCCCGAAAAACGCCTTGCAATTCAACAAAAGGCACATCAACGCATCACATCCGGCATGGCGCTCATGAAAGGTGGACTTAACGAGCTTTTGTTGGCATCCAACAATAACGATTACGCTAAAATGCAAGAAGCTTTAGAGAAATTACGGGAAGGGATAGCGCAATATGAGAGTGCACTGGCTGCACTTCGCGCACTGTCTGAAGGAAAAAATCCTCGCGACATCGCTTTGCAGTGGTTTAAACGTGAAATGAATCTTCTTCCAAGTACTCCTCAAGCCAAAAATGTCTTAGGCGGTCCTTTTTTTCATTTAACGATTATCGCTCTATTTGGTCTGTTTTTTTTGGTCATGATTTGGATGTATTTTTTCAAAATGAGAAGAGCGGCTGCTTTGCTCGATCGCTTAACCAAACAAAATGCGACTGTATCTTCAGAGACACCACCCCAATTCTCAAAAGCACCTGAACCAACCCCTTCCTTAACATCTGTAGAGCCTATTAAATCCTCTCAAGTTTCTAAAGTGCCATCAGAAACAGCCCCAACTACGCCTCCTACCTGCCCCGCTCATAAATGTCCTGTCCCGCAATTTCCAGTCATGAGATCGCTCACCGAACCGGAAGAGAAATGGGAAGGACAACTTCGTGTTTGCCGTATCTTTCAAGAAGCCCCGGGAATCAAAACGTTTCATTTGGCATCAACCCATGAGGTGGCTTTGCCATTTACCTATTATCCTGGCCAGTTCATTACGCTCACCGCCTTAATTAATGGTAAAACCGTAAGACGCAGTTACACCATGGCGTCCACCCCAACCCAATTGCATTATTGCGCCATCACGGTCAAGCGGGAAGAACAAGGCGTGTTTTCCCGTTATTTGCATGACGAAATTAAAGAAGGGGATTTACTGGAGGTGATGGGACCTAATGGTAAATTTACCTTTACTGGTGAAGAGGCAAAGAGCATTGTACTGATTTGTGGAGGAGTTGGTATTACCCCGATGATGAGTATCATCCGCTACCTCACCGATATTGGATGGCACAATGACATTTATTTGCTGTACTGTTGTCGCACGACGAGTGAGTTTCTCTTTCGCGAAGAATTAGAGCAACTTCAAGAAAGATACCTTAATCTCCATGTGTACGCGTCGATGCTGCGTTCAGAGGGAACCATTTGGATGGGGTTGCAAGGCCTATTTACCAAGAACATCATCAGCCATCTTGTCCCTGATATTGCCTCTCATCGTATCCACGTTTGTGGTCCTCCTGCGATGATGGCAGCCATCCTTGGTATCTTAAAAGAACTTAAGGTGCCCGCTGATTTGATTCTAACAGAAGCATTTGGACCAGAAAAGAAACCAGAAATAATCCAAGAAGACTTAGAGGCCATCAAAGCCGATACCCGTTCGATGATTTCTTTTCGGAAATCTGAAAAAATGGTTCCGATTCTTCCAGACCGTACCCTTCTTGAAATCGCTGAAGCCAATGGAATTGCGATTGATAATGCGTGTCGAACCGGGCAATGCGGGTTATGTAAAGTGAAATTGCTGTCAGGGGAAGTGACCATGGCTTGTGAAGATGCGCTTTCAAAGGAAGACAAACAACAGAGGCTCATCTTAGCCTGTCAGGCCAAAGCGACTCAAAACATTGAGGTGGATGCTTAA
- a CDS encoding F0F1 ATP synthase subunit gamma produces MTKRTKLKEHVHTLEEIGHIMTAMKNLSFIELGKITQCLSMQDNVIKTISEVSHDFLSFYPMPPMNQQENPPLVSILIGSERGFCGSFNDNVLHQLDVHKEHHSELEPALILVGHKLALKMPNDSRVMATIDGPNAIEEIPAVISNVLHTLEKALLQKNKTWHSWQWTILFNEEEHNQIQAKTWQPFKELDTSPAPHFSVPPVLNGSRDQFFADLVEHYLLTMCYSIFYQSFFAENHQRLFHLNQALDRLENKKNALNHRLNLLRQEEITEEIQNILQSAQAIIGHEFT; encoded by the coding sequence ATGACGAAACGAACCAAACTCAAAGAACATGTTCATACTTTAGAAGAAATTGGCCACATTATGACGGCCATGAAAAATCTTTCTTTCATTGAACTGGGCAAAATCACTCAATGTCTTTCCATGCAGGACAACGTCATTAAAACCATTAGTGAGGTGAGTCATGATTTTTTAAGTTTCTATCCCATGCCCCCCATGAATCAACAAGAAAATCCTCCCTTAGTTTCTATTCTTATTGGCTCAGAACGCGGCTTTTGTGGTTCTTTTAATGATAATGTGCTTCATCAGTTAGACGTGCACAAAGAGCACCATTCTGAATTGGAACCAGCACTTATTCTTGTAGGGCATAAACTGGCATTAAAAATGCCTAATGACTCTCGTGTCATGGCAACAATCGATGGACCCAATGCCATTGAAGAAATCCCAGCCGTGATTTCAAACGTGTTACACACGTTAGAAAAGGCCTTATTGCAAAAAAATAAAACATGGCATTCTTGGCAATGGACTATCCTCTTCAATGAGGAAGAGCACAATCAAATTCAAGCAAAAACCTGGCAGCCCTTTAAAGAGTTGGATACAAGTCCTGCGCCTCATTTTTCTGTGCCACCCGTTTTAAATGGTTCCAGAGATCAGTTTTTCGCTGACTTGGTGGAGCATTATTTACTGACCATGTGTTATTCGATTTTTTATCAATCGTTTTTTGCGGAGAATCATCAACGACTGTTTCACTTAAACCAGGCATTAGATCGCTTGGAAAATAAAAAAAATGCATTAAACCATCGTCTCAATTTACTGCGCCAAGAAGAAATTACCGAAGAAATTCAGAATATTTTGCAAAGCGCCCAAGCGATTATTGGTCATGAGTTCACATAG